The nucleotide sequence GAACCGATATCACTTCTTTGTTCGAAATCAATTATGTTTGTTCTTTTGTTCGTCTCTGCTACTACTACTTGTGCAAGCTACAACTACTACAACGGTGGGCGGGCTTCCAACAACCTACGCTTAATCTCATATGATTGTTGTTTGTATGCTTTTATTGTACTTGCATAGTTTGTTACTGTATATCTCATACTTGTACGAATCTGCTTCTTCTCCGAGAATTCTTGGAGAGAAGAACTATCttagattgtccatcgaaagcgatcaagaATCATGGGCATTAGACTAGTAGTCGTTAAACTACGAATCAAGTAAAACCGAATTGcgtctttttctttacttttattcCGCTGCTACTCTAGGTCGATTCAGTTTTACAAAAACGaaaaagcaaagttttaaatGATCgagattcaccccctccctcAACTTCTACGATCCTACACAAATTTGTCGCAGGTATACTAAAATCTAATATATGAACAAAATGGCTCTATTAGAGCTCAATCGACTAAAGAGCCTTGGTCAATCAACTAAATGGGTATTTTCAATTGATTAAACACTCTACTGTTGAAATTCTAACGTTCAAATTATACATGGTGATTAAAGAGCCTTGGTCAATCAACTAAATGGGTATTTTCAATTGATTAAACACTCTACTGTTGAAATTCTAACGTTCAAATTATACATGGTGATTAAACACTGtacctcataaggtgtcattttTAGCCTTCTAAGGTGAACAATGGAACCAAAGGGATATATGCTCTTAGAGGGCTTTTGGGCAATTATAAGATCTAACAAAACTCAATAAAATTTTGGAGCTCTTCAAAATGAAGTGTTCAAAGGAATCCAAGAGCTTGGACTAAGGTGGAAGGCTTCAACATCTCACACTCTCGGTAGTTTACCTCTTCCCTAGTTTGGGTGAAGGTGTTATCCTAGGAGTACAAACTGTGACTTGTAAAAACTTACCCTATCCCCTTGATTAAGGGGTGATGATAATGGATCTGTGGGGGTGATGCACTCGGCGTGCTGTAGGATGTGGAGAAGAAGCAAAGTTTTAAACCACGTTACACCTTTCATGTTAGTATTTCATTTATTGTTTATGCTTCCGCAAATGTATATTTTATTGTTTGGGCTATCACAATACATTGTCACATATATGCTTACTACTAACGTATTCATCAAGAACTTGAGTCTGTATATTTACCCATGACACAATTCTACATATTTGGTACCAATTGCATGTTTCATATCTCATCTTTTTATTGTTGCTttccattttattttttgttattccTGATGAAATTTAATTGTAATTAGGTGATCATTGTGTCATAGCTAGAGGACAAGTAGAATGTCTGGAATGGGaactaatattttatatttttctccaCCTTTATTGGCCAAGATAAGGATGCATCATTGGAAGCACTTCCAGTTGATGAATTCATAGAAAAGTTTGATGGGTTTGTTAGAGTTTCTCTGGTGGGTAATCAAAACACAAGTAATAAAATTGGTCTCTTTTCTTTACATAACACAAGTATGAAACTATGAAGAAGTTACAGTAATAAAAGCACATATGTGGAATGTTTATAATGGTGTCAATGATATCTCCAGCTTTAAAGACAGTTAATATTAGAATTGCAACTGTGAATGCTAGATGATGTCAGAGGTGTTTTTGACACAAGCTTCAATAAGCTTGGGTTAGCGTGATTACTGATATTGTGCATGCTAGCTGAGCTATTTTCCAATGAATGAAACTCTCTTTGTTCTAAGATTAGTTACATTGTTGAAAATAGTAGTAAGGGCAGCCCGGTACACGAAGCTCTTGCTAATATGGGGTTCCAGAAAAAGGTCTATTGTGCACAGTTTTATCTTACTTTGCAAAAGGCTATTTCCGAGACTTGAATCCATGACCTCTAGGTTATATGGCAGCAACTTTATCGTTGCATAGTATAGTCGGAAGGATAACCCTATGCACAAAACTCTAGTTGGTATagagttaaattttaattataatttattgaTTTATCCATCATTTTCTCCATTTTTAGCTTAGCAAGAGTTATACAAAACATCAACTTTTTCATCTATGGTGGATTTGATAACTGCAATCCTAAATTATGGCAATTTTTTATGTCCAATACTGCATTTGATTGTATCTAGATAATATTTTATTAGAGGCAATTTGAAATTAAGAAGTTAAGCCAACTACAAGTTGTAGTCCATGTTGTTCTATAAATACTTTTTTGGCTAATTTCTTTACAGACATGAGATGAAAATGACTGTGTCCattggaaaaaaatatataatcaaaATCTTCCATCTAGATGGTTTCTCTTAAATATGATCTTCTCCGtggtggcaaaaaaaaaaaagcgaCTAGGCTCGCCCCAGCGCCCCGCCAACCCATCCAGGGCCAACCcagaagaggtaaatcatgggtggctactagcctttagaatagtgactaacgcatgagggaggcatttacctcgactatgccgaaattcgaaccccagacctcatgatggTAGCACATGAGCCACTAGACCATCCCGAGGGGACAAATATGATCTTCTCCGTGTTACACTATGCAATTGCTGATCTTCTTGAAAATGGGTAAAGCTTTGTTTTCAACGAGTTGCTAATATACTTTATGTTTTTCTTGCTGATAACATGCTTCCGTGGTTTGTTTGAGAAAATTATGCTTTCTAAATGTGTTTGATTGCTATTGAGAACtatgaaaattttgaattcttgcCATCAATCCTATATTTGTTGTTGGACTTGGATTTTATCATGTAAACATATTTTGCAAGAGTTATTTCAATAACTAAAGTGTTCTCCACAAATTGTGAGGGTCCATATGCTAGTTATGTTTAAGGTACAGTCTTCCTATctaagctttaaaaaaaaaaaaggcatctACACATACATACATCAATATCTCATCATTTTAAAAAGGTTTTCATTACACCTTTTAAACACATTAAAAGATCAAAAGTGGAAATAAATGAGTTGAGACAACCAAGTCTCTTCTTTCCTTCGAgttctttaaaaaaaaagtgaGTGATGTTCTACCTCTCATCATTTTTTTGAGTAtgttctaataattataataatgaaTTTGCATTATAGTAAGAAAACTAAGAAAGAATTGTATGCAAAGATCcaatttataaattatatcacAAGATAGCATGAAGAAGAgccaaagaaaataaaacaaaagaataaacagATTAATGTGTATACAACCTACCTTCTACCTTTTAGACCTAGCATTTTAAGCATACCCATCGAAAGAAAAGTGGTGATCCGCCCAACAGGATATAGCACTACTGAAAGCCATGCTACTGGTCTAACCTAGTTTGAAACATAAGAAATCATTACACACCAATTTAAGAAGAGAACAGAGAGACAAAAACCTAATCATTAAATCTATCAATAACTTTTGAGGGTTCAACAAATCTAAAACAAACTTTCACATTGCGCAAGTAAATCATATCCTTCCAATTTTGTAATTAATCAATCGCAAAAAacttaagataattttaattagttCCTCAGGATAATGTTTTCACAGGGCATCATGCCATTTTGATTCTCTAATGATCAAATATGTAATAtgttaatatattaaattttatttatcttaaaatcttTTTAACAAATTATGTTCAAATTTGTTGAATCCATATATAATGTAATTCAATATTCATAGAAAATGCATCAATTGAGAATGTGCTAGTTTTGTTTCAATTACAAATTTAAGAGATATAATGCATTTGTTAAAAATGAAAGTTTATGAAAGATTTGttaacattttaaaaatccatgCAAGATTTAGTAACTGATTCAATACTTAATtggttaaagaaaagaaaatcatgcttcatcagaaaATCATCTCACCTGACAACAAACCTAGCTACTTCCGCGGCATTATGAACAGCAATGCTTTTTGGTGTAATTTCTGTTAGCAACAAAATAGCAACCTAAAATCATGAAAAACATACTAATCAGTCCAATTGTTTATACAACTCTAAGACAAGAACATACAAAAACACACATAAAACATCAAAACAGGATGACTCAAGTTATTGCAGATACTACATATAATTTCGTAATGTAATATATGACATGGTTATGCTGCTGTGGTATGAATTAGGAATGCACGGAAACAGAGTTTGGCCCAACTTGATTAATGGGTACCCAATCAGCTAATACAGAAGGATCCCTCCATAAACTTACTGTGTATAAATAACAGTCTATACCTCTGCATAAACTTTCATAGTGTAATAAGAATGCAGATGAAGTTAAGAGCATACAGTCATGACTCCAGTTGCTGCACTAATTCCAGCTTCTCCAAAAATTGCAGTTGCTGCATCCGTAACAAGTGCTGTGGCACCAATATTGACCACACTGAATGCACATCACCAAAAATAAACATAAGACAATTATGAACTCAAACACTTGTGGGAGCTTTAAATAACACAAACATCAAACACAAAAGCTCATGTGCAGTACTAAATTGTCAATTATTACGTTGTGCCAATGAGAATGGTTGTCAGAAACCGAGTAACATCACTCTGAAGCATTCTGAACACACCATTTTCAGGATCCTTTTCAGCTAATTCACGAACCTGATATAAAATAACTACGCCCTTCAAGCTTTATTATGCTGGAGATAGACAAATACAAGTATACAAATACAGGTAAACACATTCACATAAGCTTTATTATGCTGGAGATAGACAAATACAGGTAAATGCATTTACAATTTAATTGTAATATTCACTTTCAGTGCATAAATAACATAATTATGCCGCTCTTGTGTCATTTACAATTCTAAGCTTGCAAGAATAGGGGAGAACATATATTCATGTCTTCAATAATATGGCTAAAAGAAGCATATGGAAGCAATTCAAAAGTCAATTTCTTGTTGTCTGCTACTAAACTAGCATGTGCAATTCTCATGCAACTGCTGTTAGTTTATTATAGACTAACCCAACTCTAGAAAGAACGACTCTTAGTGCAGTAAAGTCTATTTAAATTTGAGGAGTGTCAATCTATGTACTACAACttttcattattaaaaaaaatggtATTTTATGGCAGATTAGTCACATCAGAGAAACCTTGTCATTGCTTTAAAGGCTTGTCTCTGAACCAACATCTCCGAACTTAAAATCACTATTTCCGGCAGGGCAAATTTATATTTCCAAAAGAACCAGAATTCAGATCCAGAGCATATTAGCACCTAATAATAGCCCATAATACAAGTATATGAAATGTAGGCATGCTATATTCTAGAAAAGATGCATAACATGGAATACAATGATGGTCCTAAATGTATATTAGTCCAATGTGTCGACAATGGAAATGAAACGGGAGATAGGAGTCACATGATGCAAGTTAACGCAGGCAGTAGGATGTCATTGAAGTAGTACCAAACAAGATATTGGAATGCGAGGAGATGATGTAAACCAAGGTTATCACGACTGAAGCTGAACCAGTATAAAACTGGTTGTGAGTAGGATGGTTTAGGCACTAAGCAATTGAGTACAATTTGACAAATTAGTCATCTATAGTTCTGTATTGTCACTAGCATGAAGTGGACCGCCTCCCTGGATCATGAACTATGCCATGCTATGATGGGTTTTCAAAGACCTCTAGGATCCTAATTAGATTGAAATTGTTGTGTAAGGAATAAATGAAGAAAAAGTGAAGACCAGAATGATGTAAAACAATATCAAATTATTCCTCCACTTCCTCTTAGCTGAGCATTACAGGTCAATAATACATAAGCGAATCAGGTGCAGTTTGAAAGAAATAAAAGACTGCCATACAATAGTGGAACTAATATGAAGGAAACTAAGTATTCtacttctttcttctcttgtcaatttGTCTTGTCAACTAAACAAGTTAACCAAAGTTGAGAAACACTAAGTTTGTGGAAAAACTTAGCTTAGGCCGCTTGGCCTCATGTATGCCTTCTCCTCACAGACCCATATCTTCCTTTCTTTGGAAGTAAATTTAAGACTAACATTTAGATAAAACAATGATTAGCATTGctcaaaaataacaaaaaaaaatgctgACTCAATAAACACGAGCATGGAAATGGATACTTGACTAATATCATATGGAATTATACCTGAACAAACAAGAATGGAAACTACCTACATCTTATGACAGTAAAACAACAAATGGAAGACAGCCTTCCTTCAAACAAGGTTGGTGGATGGTTGCATAAATCCTAGGATATCATTCCTCTCTTCATGAGTCCAACAAGCAAACAAGATGTCTTTTTCCATGTGATGCTAACTCCTCAACCTAACATAAATTTAGAAAATTCTATTTGAAACTTCGAATAGCATCATAAGGGATCAATGCCATGGATGCCTTATGCATTAGACGATCGTCCATCCTCTATGTACAGCCACTAACATAAAAGCACGATATTCCTTACTAAACCACAGTAAAATGATGGATGTTTCTACCACAGAAAATAAAGCAGAAAAATTGAAGCAGCGAAACATCTTTCCAGGCGACCTAAATCTTATACCTAAAATTAGATTCAGCGGATGCTATGCGAAACTGCAAAAGGTAAGAATTGCACAACTTTATGCGCATCCAGGATAACTGAGACTAAAAAGACGATATTTTTCACACCTTCCAAGGCCACAGAGTCGTGATGGAAGTTTCCGCCATAGAAAAGAAGGCAGAAATCCCTAGCAGCGCAGCCAAAAACAAACCTTGCTCCCGAAGCACGCCAAGAACCTGTAACAACTTAGGCCACGACCCACTAAAAACTGCTTTTTTGGAACCAAACGCCAGAATGCCAGACTCCGCAACTCCCTCTGCAGCAAGAACTCTGCCACAGTTTGCCGCGAGTAACCCGCAGGCAATCATCGCAAGCAGAGAACGGAAACCCCGCGATCGAACCAGCTCAAGAACTGGAACTCTCTGGTCCGAGGAAGGCATCGCTCTCGTATCGGAATCAAGACCACTGCCAACTGGCGAACGGGCGACTCTACTGCCAGTGGAACAGCAGAGGCTCCTGGAAATGGAGGCAAGAAAGCTCCTGCGCCCGTTGCAGGATCGAATCGGGGGAGGGTAAATTCTGAGAGGAAGACAAGAAATGGGAGTGCGGTTGTCGAGGCGGCCCCTGGGCGTGGGTCGGGCGAAGAGGGAAGTTCTGAAGGCGGCGGAAAGCATTGGTGGTCTGGAATGGAGGGAGGGTGAATTGGCGCTAGGGTTTGGGGATGGGCGGAGGGGGATTGGGCGGAGGCAGGGCATCCTAGCGCGGGCAAGGTCGAGAGAAATAATTAGACTGGCGATGGCATTGGTTGTTCGGCGACGGCGTCTCTTATATAGTTTATCTCGCATTAAAgttattttgtgttttttttaaattattattttgacatcacatttttagtatatatatatatataattattatccTATGGACCTTTTACTACAAAATCATACGGACAAACTCAGGTGGCATATCTTTCTCCTATTTTaccttattttcttttcctctcgTCGCCGCCAAAGCCTCAAGCCTCACGTTCCTCCTCCTCTCCGTCACAGCAGTCTCTCGTCGTGCCTGCTCTCTCTCTCGCCGCTATCCTCCTCGTCGCCACAGAAGTCTCTCGCCGAAGCTTCGAGATCCTCCTCGCCGCGCCTACTCTCTCTCCCTCGCCGCAacctgctctctctctctctctccgcaATGCTCACCGCGCACCCCCCCCCCCAGCCACCTGCCCACCGCCCTCCTGCTCTTCTCTCTCCGCAGCCTGTCTCTCTCTCTGCTCTCTGTGTGTCACCGCAATGCTCACCACGCCCCCGCAGGGCACTTGCCCACTGCCCTCCTCGCCGCCACAGAAGTCTCTCGTCGAAGCTTCGAGATCCTCCTCGCCGCGCCTGCTCTCTCGCCTCAgcctgctctctctctctctctccgctCACCGCCCCGGCTCACCACCTGCCCCCTGCCGACGCCTTCGGCCGCCTGGACCCACTCGGCAGCAAACCTGGGGATCATCGGTCACATATTCCACCGTCGACCTGCAAGTCTCGGCTGCTGAGGATCTAGTCGCACCGGAGTCGGAGCGGACTGTCTATTGTTACTATCCTTGGGAAACAAAAAATCATTCACTCTTTTTGGACCCATTTCTATTAAGTAATCTCTCAATTTTTGACTGATGTTATTCCAATTTTCAGGATGCTGCAAATTCAGAGTTGAAGCTAAATTTTCATGTTGAGAGTCTGCCTCTAAGTTAGCATTCGCCGCGATCAAATTGGCGGCGTCAACCAATTCCTCATTTTCATTGTGACTTTGTTCTTCAATCACCAAATTATCACCTAATTCCTCTCTTTCTATTCTGCTATTTCTCCTAAAATATTTGTTAATATCACCGGCTTGACTTTGAATTAATGCCTCCTCTCTTTGTTTCATTTTTCTCTTTTGAGCTCCAGACTGATGTAGGAGGATCGCGGCGAGAGAGAGAGCAGGCGCTGTGAGAAATTGCAGTGGCGGCGAGGAGAAACGCGAGGCTTCGGCGACGACGAGAGGAaaataaaataaggaaaaattgcTGTGGCGCGATAAGAAATAATGAGAAAGATATGCTACGTGAGTTTGTCCGTATGGTTCCGTAGCAAAAGGTAATAACAATTTTgtgtatgtgtatatatatatatatatatatatttgttcaaatagcattttaattaaattgttctaaattttgattaaaattattataatattattaaattaatgTTTATTAAGTTGGAATTATTGTTgactaaataattttgattaaatttaaaaaataatattttaatttaatagtaTTTTATAGGTCTGGATGTAGATGCTACACTCGCTCATGCTTTCAGATTCATCtgataaattaatttaaacataGTGAGGTGCATTTTCCTTCTCCACTCTAACTTCGTAAGGACTTCATTCATTCGTCTCGCTTCATCTCTTTCTTCCCACTTGTGTCGGGTAAAATACTAGTTTGCAAGTGAATCCTCAACCAAAGCAAATAAGCAGATTCTCAGGATCTTTTGAATCAGGGAGGTCATATCTAATTATTGGTAGGGTGAGTTAGACCCATCTATTTAATAGATGAAATATAATCCATCCTATTAATAAATGAATAGGGATACCGAATTAATCTAGAGATCATGGATCTAGAGATCCTCTGAAGCAAGAGATTGATAGGGAAGAAGGGGCACACCAGGCTCTTGGTTGAAGTCATGCGCAAACATTGAATTAGTTTATTAATccaaaataattatatattttcccctaaaagattttttttttatttttcccttaAAATAATTATACATTTCCCTGAAAATATGTATTTATTAATCCAAAAACGTTGAACGTCTATTTTCCTAAACAATTGTAAAAAcattttaatttatctattttAGGAAATCCAAGCCATTCCCAAACTTGCCAACTGTTTTGTTTCTCCTCCTCCCACCAATCGTCACTGGAGTCCATCCGACCGACCGACGCGCTTCCCGCCATCAAACTCGGTGGGACCGGCTTCCCCCTTTGGCGCCAACTCCCCACCTTCCCTCCCCTCCACCTCCCCTTCTGTCGAAGGAACGCGGTGGGGCCCCTCCTCCGCCTCCTCCCATGGCTTCGCTGAGCCCCGGCGTCCTCCTCCGCCTCCTCCAGGACATAGACGCCCCCTCCAGCGGGACCCCGCCTCGACGCCCTCTCCACGAGCCGCCCTCCGTCCTGCAGATCACCGGCATCGTCCCCGCCCTCTCTGGCCCCGACCTCCGCCCCGACCGGGGTTTCTACGTCAAGGTCTCCGATGCCTCCCACTCCACCTTCGTCTCCCTCTCCCCCGACCTCAACGACCTCATCCTCGCCGACCGCCTCCAGATCGGCCAGCTCATCAACACCCGGCGCCTCGAGCCCGCCTCCCCCGTCCCCGTCCTCCGTGACTTTCGCCTGCTCTCCGGCCGCCACCCCTGCAACCACGACACCGTCGACGTCGCTCACCCTTCCCCTGCCCCCAAGTCCTCCCCTGTCTTCCGCCCCACCGCCGCCACGCCCCCTGTCCCTCCACCGGAGAAGAAAAAGAGGCATTCGAGGAGCCACTCCTTCGCCGACGACCGCCACCAGACCCTCAATCTCATCCTCACCTCCTCCCCCACCACTTCCCCTTTACCGAGATCCATCAACATGACCACCGGCCTCTCCGTCGACGACGAGAATTACGATTCCGACGACTCCAGATTTTCcttcacctcctcctcctcctcatccccctcctcctcctcgaaGTTCGTGCTCCGGCCGAGGAAAAGCTGGAACACCGGCGCCAAGGTACAACTCCAATTCAACACGAACTGTTCCATTTCTTCCGACTGATCGACCAAAACCTGTAAATCTTCTCCTCAGCGTTGCAGCTTCACCTCGAGAAACACTGAGAAATCTCTCAATTTGCCTGCAAGTCCTACGAAACGCAAACTCCCTGATTCAGAAACCTCCTCCATATCCAGTTCTTTGGGTTCTTCACATCACGGCACGAAATTCCTGATCAAGCAGGGAAAGGTAACAGTTTTGCGTCGCGTTCTCCTCCATTTTCATGGCTCCATAGCTTCCACCTTTGCAGGAGGTCATGAGGCAACGAGACACAGCTCTTCAGGCTGCCATAGACTCATTGCTGGAAGCCTCTGCCTCAGAGAAACTGATCGAGTGCCTCAAGTAAGATTGGAGAAGACTAACTAACTTGTTCAGCTCCTTGCATTTCTCCTCAGATTTTGCCTCTTGTAGCTTGTACGCAGAGCTGCAAGTCGATAAGGATGGCGATCCGCAGCGTGTCGTAAACAGCTTCTTGAACTTCCACCGGGAGCTGGCACAGATGAGATTGATCGTGCAATCTTTGTGGAAACCGAACGAATCGTCCCAGGTTGCGTCAGAGAGGAAAAGCTGTGCCACCTTGTGGATCAAAACAGCCATTGAATCGGATCTCGCAAAACCCCCAACTCAAATGAACAATGCAACTGAAGATTCACAAGTGGCCTCAAGCTATCCTTGCGTGCCAAGCTTCAAGCCAAGGAACAATGCATCATCCAAGGTGGGCAACCTCTTGGTGGCCTCAAATGCATTGCAGTGCGAGTTCAACAGACGGTTCCTGCGGTATCTCGAAAGATTTCTCGATTCTGTAAGTGGATCGGGGTCTGACTCGTGCGAGGCCCAAGTAGCTGCCCTTTTGTGCCAACTGAAGAGGGTGGATGACTGGCTGAACAACATCACCAGCAAGGACTCAACTTGGCCAAGGGATAAAGGGAGAGACAAGATGTGGACGGAGGGTGAAGAAGTGGAGGCATGCCGGCGAGTGAGGAGGAAGATCTACGGCATTCTTCTGCAGCATGTCGAGAGTGCAGCCATTGCGCTGGAGAGCATGAGTGTGCCAGATGAGGACTGATCGCATggttgattccttgattgagtgCTTTGGAAGATGAATTGCTCAGGAAAGAGTTACTTCTTTGGGTTCATGTTGTCAATGCCCACCATTTTCTGTAGAAGGGTCCTAAACACAATTGATTCCTTGTAAAATTGCGTTAGCATTATGTTGTAATTCTTGATGAAGGCTAAAATGCTTGTTGATGGTATGAGTTAGGGTTCCTTGTGCGAAAATGGAGGGGCAGAAGTGGAAATTGAAGCAGTGATTGCCATAAGCACCATGGTTTTCACTTTGAGTTGAAGATGGCTTGTTCGTCCTGAGATGTATTGCATCTCAtacttgaaaattgaatcttCTTCCTCATTGCTTCTATTCGCTAGCAGAATTGTATCACTAGACAGGAAAAAAGGATACAAACTGAGAAAAATGATTTCCAAAACTATTGCAATAAAGATAATtataacaataatataaatactaAATTGCACGACTTTGGTCTCTTTTAACTTTACTGGATATTCTCAATAGCTAGCAAATCCTACAAGTGGAAGCAGAAATTCCCTGGTACAGGTATAGATCTTCATGGCTTATTAAAAAGAATTGAAGTTTCCAGGTTAAGGTGGCGGCCCCGGCAAAGCCTTAGGTTTCGGCTTGACTTCGACTTCATTTACGTTACGAACGAAGATGGCATCAGGCTCGTGTCTGTCAGTATCAGAAACTCAGCTTTGTATCAAAACAATAAAACAGTTTAAAGCATACAATGATTGCTCATGCTGAGCCAAAAAAGAAAGCTAAAGAACTTACGGTATCTCTCCCTCCTCGAATGTGTAGCTCGATGCTACAGCGAGCAGCCGGCCGTCCCGGTTGAAGGATAATGCGGCAATGCTAGTTGGGTATTTTGAATACTGCAGAAACACAGTGTCAGTGCTAACTTCTTAGTACACTATCAATTGTATTAGAAGTGTACCTGATATAGTCTTTTCTTATTATTGCCATCCCACACATTAACATAACCGTCGCACCCACCAGTAGCAAACGTCCCATAtctcaagaaaaataaaataaaattgataagtaTAATTGCTTAAAATTTATCATTTATCTATCAGGAGTATTTAGATATATTACATCGGATGGAATGCCATTGCATTAACAGGATAAACAGTATCCCTTCCAGCTTCAGATTTCCTGTGGCACTTGAATGCGTACCTGAACCATCATTCACGAGAAAGAGGGTGACATGGATAAAGGATGATGAAGTAGCAAAATCTGTGGCaaaacttgaaaaattaattCTTGAGAATGAAAACTCAAAGCCTCAATTCTGATGTTAGAGAGAGAATACAGGTGTTGAATATGGTAGCTTAATTATAGGGATTGTGATGGATTATAATTACCAATTGATGGGCATAATTATAGAgagtcttatgtatataaatatagaTGTATTtgatagaaaagaaaattgagaTACATTTTTGTCATCTACATGGTATCATAGCAAGGTTAAtccttcttattatttttttctcctgCTGCCACTACCAGAAACCCTAATACTGTTGTGTCACCTATTGCTACACAACTACCAGCCCTCTCCTTTCGGTCTCATCTCATCTGCTAGATCTCACGCAGTTAGAGTAAGCAGCAGATAGGAATTTCTTGATTCAACCGGCTGTTAGATCTCAAGTTCTGCTCGATCGCAGGAGGGGATCAAGCGATGTTGTTCTAATCTACTACTACTCAAGTTTCTGTCCTTGAATTCCTCCTGCGATGAAGTCTTCAGATTCTAAACCCAATTTGGCTACCACTATTATATTGAATGGGACCAACTATCTCTTGTGATCACATTCGTTTGAAGTATTCCTGAGGTCTCACGAGAAGAAGGAACATAAAAGATCCAAAATATTAAGATTGAGTTTTAGACAACTGTTCTGTTATGGCTTGGCTCCTCAACGGCATGGAGGAGTCAGTGAGCACTAATGTTATGTTCGTGGAAACTACCAAAAAGAGATGTGGGATGCTTTACGAGGCATGTATTCGAATGACAAGAATGTTTCTTGTGTTTCGAATTAGAGTAAATAATCTCCACTCTTCACCAAGACGATCAGTTTGTTAGTAACTACTTTACTACTCTTAAAGGGGTTGCAGA is from Zingiber officinale cultivar Zhangliang chromosome 7B, Zo_v1.1, whole genome shotgun sequence and encodes:
- the LOC122007051 gene encoding DUF21 domain-containing protein At1g55930, chloroplastic-like isoform X2 → MPCLRPIPLRPSPNPSANSPSLHSRPPMLSAAFRTSLFARPTPRGRLDNRTPISCLPLRIYPPPIRSCNGRRSFLASISRSLCCSTGSRVARSPVGSGLDSDTRAMPSSDQRVPVLELVRSRGFRSLLAMIACGLLAANCGRVLAAEGVAESGILAFGSKKAVFSGSWPKLLQVLGVLREQGLFLAALLGISAFFSMAETSITTLWPWKVRELAEKDPENGVFRMLQSDVTRFLTTILIGTTVVNIGATALVTDAATAIFGEAGISAATGVMTVAILLLTEITPKSIAVHNAAEVARFVVRPVAWLSVVLYPVGRITTFLSMGMLKMLGLKGRSEPYVTEDELKLMLRGAELSGAIEEEEQDMIENVLEIKDTHVKEVMTPLVDVIAIDASAKLADFKNLWETYQYSRVPVFQDRIDNIVGIAYAMDMLEYVEKADHLKDSTVREIAHMPTYFIPDSMSVWNLLRELRIRKVHMAVVLNEYGGTVGIVTLEDVVEEIVGEIFDENDSKGHQYETVSGFICEVFGYIPEEGGKIAMVLEKAIAEENSGYKNAESDGSSENEKHQKYEIEIVEANARKVGKVRFKAVSSKSSDLETKGINRLVSKKVVKRKKQIDQLEKMKEDSPLQFTTS
- the LOC122007052 gene encoding uncharacterized protein LOC122007052 gives rise to the protein MASLSPGVLLRLLQDIDAPSSGTPPRRPLHEPPSVLQITGIVPALSGPDLRPDRGFYVKVSDASHSTFVSLSPDLNDLILADRLQIGQLINTRRLEPASPVPVLRDFRLLSGRHPCNHDTVDVAHPSPAPKSSPVFRPTAATPPVPPPEKKKRHSRSHSFADDRHQTLNLILTSSPTTSPLPRSINMTTGLSVDDENYDSDDSRFSFTSSSSSSPSSSSKFVLRPRKSWNTGAKRCSFTSRNTEKSLNLPASPTKRKLPDSETSSISSSLGSSHHGTKFLIKQGKEVMRQRDTALQAAIDSLLEASASEKLIECLNLYAELQVDKDGDPQRVVNSFLNFHRELAQMRLIVQSLWKPNESSQVASERKSCATLWIKTAIESDLAKPPTQMNNATEDSQVASSYPCVPSFKPRNNASSKVGNLLVASNALQCEFNRRFLRYLERFLDSVSGSGSDSCEAQVAALLCQLKRVDDWLNNITSKDSTWPRDKGRDKMWTEGEEVEACRRVRRKIYGILLQHVESAAIALESMSVPDED